The region CGCGGCCAAGGTGAACCCCAATGGCGGCGCCATCGCGCTGGGCCATCCGGTCGGCGCGACCGGGGCGATCCTGACGGTCAAGGCGCTGTATGAGCTGGAGCGGACCGGCGGCAAGATCGGCCTGATCACCATGTGCATCGGCGGTGGTCAGGGCATCGCCGTGGCGATCGAGCGGGTCTGATCGTTCGGCACCGCGCAATTTGCGGAACAAGCGAGCGCCGCGTGGGGGAATACCCTGCGCGGCGCTTCCGTTTCAGGGATCCTCGCGCGCGGACAGGACATGTTCCTGCCCCCATTCCCTGAGCGCCAGCAGGATCGGGGCCAGCGCCTGCCCCTTGGCGGTCAGCTCGTATTCGACCTTCGGCGGCACGACGGCATGGACGGTGCGGGTCAGGATGCCGTCAGCCTCGAGCTCGCGCAGCTGGTTGGTCAGCGTCCGCTGGGTGATCGATCCGACCGCGCGGCGGATCTCGCCAAAGCGCAGCTTGCCACCCAAGAGGTGGAACAGGATCACGCCCTTCCACTTACCACCGATGATTTCCAGCGCACCCTCGACGGCGCAGCCGCGGGACTGGTCATAGCGTTCGAAGCGCCGGGCGCGGGTGGGTGTGGTATCCATCGGGATAGTATGTACCAGAAAGCTGCGTTCTTGCGAAATGGATACGGAGGGCGCAGATGAATCGCATCACCGAAACACGCCCCTGCGCGACATGCCGCAGCCCGGAGGTCCCATGTCCGATTTCGACCGCTCGCCCGATTGCCTAGCCTTCTCGCCCGCCGTGCAGGCGGCGCAAACGCGGCTGGGATCGCGCCGCCTGTTCGAGGCGGCGCAATGGCCGATCGACATTTCGCCCGAACTGGAAAGCTTCATCGCCGCGCAGCGCAGCGTGTTTCTGGCCACGGCCAGCGCCGAAGGGCGGCCCTATGTCCAGCATCGCGGCGGCCCGCCGGGTTTCATCAGGCTGCTGGACAGCCGCACCCTCGCCATGGCCGACCTGCGCGGCAACCGGCAATATATCTCGCTGGGGAACCTGCCGGAGAACGACCGGGTCGAACTTTTCCTGATCGACTACATGCGCCGGCAGCGGGTGAAGATCTGGGGCCGGGGCCGGATGGTCGAGGATGACCCGGCGCTGGTCGCGCGCCTTCTGCCCGAGGGGGGGCGGGCGGATCGGGCGCTGGTGATTGCGGTCGAGGCCTGGGACGTGAACTGTTCGCAACATATCCCGCAACGGTTTGAGGCGGAGGATGTGGCGCGGGCACTGGCCGCGCGCGAGGCGCGGATTGCGGAATTGGAGCGCGAGGTGGCGGTGTTGCAGCAGCAGCTAGCGGTGCGGGAGGTGTGCGGGGATGATTTGTGGGAGGGGTAGGGGGTGGTTGAGGGAAGGTGCGTGCGAGCACGCAGCCTACGATTGCGCGATC is a window of Paracoccus zhejiangensis DNA encoding:
- a CDS encoding pyridoxamine 5'-phosphate oxidase family protein, with the protein product MSDFDRSPDCLAFSPAVQAAQTRLGSRRLFEAAQWPIDISPELESFIAAQRSVFLATASAEGRPYVQHRGGPPGFIRLLDSRTLAMADLRGNRQYISLGNLPENDRVELFLIDYMRRQRVKIWGRGRMVEDDPALVARLLPEGGRADRALVIAVEAWDVNCSQHIPQRFEAEDVARALAAREARIAELEREVAVLQQQLAVREVCGDDLWEG
- a CDS encoding winged helix-turn-helix transcriptional regulator, translating into MDTTPTRARRFERYDQSRGCAVEGALEIIGGKWKGVILFHLLGGKLRFGEIRRAVGSITQRTLTNQLRELEADGILTRTVHAVVPPKVEYELTAKGQALAPILLALREWGQEHVLSAREDP